The Rhododendron vialii isolate Sample 1 chromosome 5a, ASM3025357v1 genome contains a region encoding:
- the LOC131326295 gene encoding large ribosomal subunit protein uL14x/uL14z/uL14y-like — protein sequence MVNCANNTGAKNLYIISVKGIKGRLNRLPSACIGDMVMATVKKGKPDLRKKAMPVVIVRQRKPWRRKEGVFMYFKDNAGVIVNPKGEMKGSAITGPIGKECVDLWPRIASAVNAIV from the exons ATGGTGAACTGCGCCAACAACACGGGGGCGAAGAACCTCTACATCATATCAGTGAAGGGGATTAAGGGGAGGCTCAATCGATTACCGTCGGCGTGCATTGGGGACATGGTGATGGCCACGGTTAAGAAGGGGAAGCCCGATCTGAGGAAGAAGGCCATGCCTGTCGTCATTGTGCGGCAGCGCAAGCCGTGGCGCCGAAAGGAGGGCGTCTTCATGTACTTCAAAG ATAATGCTGGTGTCATTGTGAATCCAAAAGGTGAAATGAAAg GATCTGCAATAACAGGTCCGATTGGAAAGGAGTGTGTTGACTTGTGGCCAAGGATAGCTAGTGCTGTGAATGCTATTGTTTAG